In Juglans microcarpa x Juglans regia isolate MS1-56 chromosome 7D, Jm3101_v1.0, whole genome shotgun sequence, the following are encoded in one genomic region:
- the LOC121238357 gene encoding transcription factor bHLH91-like: MYEETGCFDPNPMSEDAVAVAVAVAEDGFSQTVPNCTHNSFEDNLRLSMEELSYQHHNRNQTSIHDQDAAAAAAMEIELQQHLAFNMDSSYNGHIHSNTHLVDSSYGVHEMQEMDPFNHHHHHQDQQQLQHIDIQNGHQSYDYSSLPNSPYPPTPDLLNLFHLPRCSATSLPPNSSISFSNPGQKTTASYQSSHLGDIPTGEDSASGASVLYDPLFHLNLPPQPPLFRQLFGQSLPNGYSLPGSRNGSLFGTGGDEREGNEGVYQDGDVRQFENGVLEFSRDMGCIRKGRDGETKHLTTERERRQSWNDKYNALRSLVPNPTKTDRASVVGDAIEYIKELLRTVNELKLLVEKKRCGRERGKRQKTEGEDAAGDVENYNTKHVGDSHDGQSYNGSLRSSWLQRKSKDTEVDVRIIDDEVTIKLVQRKNNCLLFVSKALDELQLDLHHVAGGQCGDFYSFLFNTKIYEGSSVYASSIANKLIEVVDRQCCAAMNINQPTSSY, translated from the exons ATGTACGAGGAGACTGGCTGCTTTGATCCCAACCCCATGTCGGAGGATGCAGTTGCTGTTGCTGTAGCGGTAGCAGAGGATGGGTTTTCCCAAACGGTCCCAAATTGCACCCACAACAGTTTCGAAGACAATCTGAGACTTTCCATGGAGGAGCTCTCCTACCAGCACCACAACCGCAACCAGACTTCTATTCATGATCAggatgctgctgctgctgctgccatggagattgaactccagCAGCATCTGGCATTCAACATGGACAGCTCCTACAACGGCCACATCCACAGCAATACCCATCTCGTGGATAGCTCTTACGGTGTCCATGAGATGCAAGAGATGGATCCTTTCAACCATCATCACCACCATCAAGATCAGCAACAGTTGCAGCACATTGACATTCAAAATGGCCACCAAAGCTACGATTATTCTTCACTACCAAACAGCCCTTACCCCCCAACACCGGACCTCCTCAATCTCTTCCACTTGCCCAGATGCTCAGCCACCTCTTTACCCCCCAATTCATCAATCTCCTTCTCGAACCCGGGACAGAAGACTACCGCTAGTTATCAGAGCTCCCATCTGGGAGACATTCCAACTGGGGAGGACAGCGCCTCTGGCGCCTCCGTTTTATACGACCCACTATTCCATCTAAACCTGCCTCCGCAGCCTCCTTTGTTCAGGCAATTGTTCGGCCAGTCTCTACCCAATGGCTACAGCTTGCCAGGCTCAAGGAATGGTTCCTTGTTTGGCACGGGAGGGGATGAAAGAGAGGGAAATGAGGGTGTGTACCAAGATGGGGATGTGAGGCAGTTTGAGAATGGAGTGCTGGAGTTCAGCAGGGACATGGGCTGCATTAGAAAAGGCAGGGATGGTGAAACCAAACACCTTACCACTGAGCGCGAAAGGAGACAAAGCTGGAATGACAAATACAATGCCTTGAGAAGCCTTGTCCCTAACCCTACTAAG ACTGATAGGGCATCTGTGGTGGGGGATGCAATAGAATACATCAAAGAGCTTCTGAGGACAGTGAATGAGCTGAAGTTGCTGGTGGAGAAAAAGAGAtgtgggagagagagggggaagagGCAAAAGACTGAAGGAGAAGACGCGGCAGGGGATGTGGAGAACTACAACACGAAGCATGTTGGTGACTCTCATGATGGCCAATCCTACAATGGATCCTTGAGGAGCTCATGGCTCCAGAGGAAATCTAAAGACACCGAGGTCGATGTTCGTATCATCGACGACGAGGTGACCATCAAGCTCGTTCAGCGGAAGAACAATTGCTTGCTGTTTGTATCCAAAGCCCTCGACGAGCTTCAGCTGGATCTCCATCATGTCGCCGGCGGCCAATGTGGCGATTTCTACAGCTTCTTGTTCAACACCAAG ATATATGAAGGATCTTCTGTGTACGCGAGTTCCATAGCAAACAAGCTCATTGAGGTTGTGGACAGACAATGTTGTGCAGCCATGAATATTAATCAACCAACCAGCagctattaa